One genomic window of Erinaceus europaeus chromosome 7, mEriEur2.1, whole genome shotgun sequence includes the following:
- the LOC103122758 gene encoding apolipoprotein F-like, with translation MILAVLLLGCVLLSPVKTLPINVQKGDLDFNPSFREARQPPDMLSNQIPVPGPQTCQNLLQSVPSLAPLPEFLSSLALELALEKIGCTTEAQMLQEQLIRMGGKDTTEALLRESKKHNEEEIDATKGILKDLGVFTGEVKRVQRSVALTEACRSEDDWVRYETAMMMAEFADKLPVTELVTKLKNSAIDVTQKCTDESWQHLKEAGQQLLESPEIQYFSMPLEDQIYFIKRTTTIFIRVIVDLIHKHVQIFMG, from the coding sequence ATGATCCTGGCTGTGCTGCTCCTAGGCTGTGTCCTGCTATCTCCAGTGAAGACCTTGCCAATAAATGTCCAGAAAGGAGATTTGGACTTCAATCCATCTTTCAGGGAAGCCAGACAGCCACCAGACATGCTCTCCAACCAGATTCCTGTCCCAGGTCCCCAAACCTGCCAGAATCTCTTGCAGTCTGTGCCTTCCTTGGCCCCTCTACCTGAGTTCCTATCCAGCTTAGCTCTGGAGCTAGCCCTGGAGAAGATAGGCTGCACAACAGAAGCCCAAATGCTGCAGGAGCAGCTCATTAGGATGGGAGGGAAGGACACTACTGAAGCCCTCCTCCGAGAGAGTAAAAAACACAACGAAGAAGAGATTGATGCTACGAAGGGCATTCTGAAGGATCTGGGGGTGTTCACAGGGGAGGTGAAGCGGGTTCAGCGCTCAGTGGCCCTTACTGAGGCCTGCAGGTCAGAAGATGACTGGGTGCGCTATGAGACAGCAATGATGATGGCAGAATTTGCTGACAAGCTTCCTGTCACTGAACTGGTGACAAAGCTCAAGAATTCTGCCATTGATGTCACCCAGAAGTGCACAGATGAGTCTTGGCAGCATTTGAAAGAAGCTGGCCAACAGCTGCTAGAAAGCCCTGAAATTCAGTACTTTTCAATGCCATTGGAAGACCAGATATACTTCATCAAACGCACTACAACTATTTTTATTCGTGTTATTGTGGACTTGATACACAAACATGTGCAGATTTTTATGGGATAG